The following proteins are co-located in the Castanea sativa cultivar Marrone di Chiusa Pesio chromosome 8, ASM4071231v1 genome:
- the LOC142607868 gene encoding antimicrobial ginkbilobin-2-like protein, giving the protein MLCPRYISVSFLVFSLSLHAVNCAGPLYHFCFSQENYTANSPYGTNLNGLLNLLSTQVLSTGYGLGSSGEGQDQANGLALCRGDVSTTNCKTCVVDAGKELDDRCPYKKGAIIWYDNCLLKYSNIDFFGEIDNNNKFYMWNVQDVENSTSFNPKVKDLLSSLSNKAYANPKLYATGDLELDSSSKLYGLAQCTRDLSGLDCKKGLDCKKCLDTAVSELPNCCEGKRGGRVVGGSCNVRYELYPFVDA; this is encoded by the coding sequence ATGTTGTGCCCAAGATATATTTCTGTCAGCTTTCTAGTATTCAGCCTCTCCCTCCATGCAGTCAATTGTGCTGGCCCATTATACCATTTTTGTTTTAGCCAGGAAAACTACACTGCCAATAGCCCTTATGGTACAAACTTGAATGGATTGCTCAATCTTTTGTCCACCCAAGTTCTTTCAACAGGGTATGGGCTCGGCTCGTCTGGGGAAGGCCAAGATCAAGCAAATGGTTTAGCCCTATGCCGAGGTGATGTCTCAACCACAAACTGTAAGACCTGTGTCGTTGATGCAGGCaaagagcttgatgatcgttGTCCTTATAAGAAAGGAGCGATAATTTGGTACGATAACTGCCTTTTAAAGTACTCGAACATAGATTTCTTTGGAGAAATCGATAACAACAACAAGTTCTACATGTGGAACGTCCAAGATGTAGAAAATTCCACTTCTTTCAATCCAAAAGTTAAGGATTTGTTAAGCAGCTTATCTAATAAAGCTTATGCCAATCCAAAATTATATGCTACCGGGGACCTAGAGCTTGATTCATCAAGCAAACTATATGGTTTGGCTCAATGCACCAGGGACCTTTCGGGTCTTGATTGTAAGAAGGGTCTTGATTGTAAGAAGTGTCTTGATACTGCAGTTAGTGAACTTCCCAACTGTTGTGAGGGAAAACGAGGTGGGCGAGTTGTTGGTGGCAGTTGTAACGTTAGATATGAACTTTACCCTTTTGTTGATGCCTAG